In the genome of Bradyrhizobium sp. CIAT3101, one region contains:
- a CDS encoding amidase, translating to MPDFPTLAKLADDLESGRTTSRKLVEACIARIADPSGEGQRTFIHVDKDAALATADAMDGLRKAKAEPSRYAGIPISIKDLFDIKGQVTRAGSRALDDSPPAEHDAATVARLRKAGFVVIGRTNMTEFAYSGIGINPHYGTPKGAWNRAEGHVPGGSSSGAAVSVLDGMAHGALGTDTGGSCRIPAAYNGIVGYKPTQRRVPLDGSVPLSFSLDSIGPLARSVSCCAILDAVLANEAIVPLKPRSVKGMRLAVPTTIALDDLDAAVSETFERALKSLADHGAIIERIEMAEFHDIGPMNAKGGFAASESYAWHRYLITSKGDVYDPRVSVRIMRGEAQSAADYIDLLNERRSLIARVNARIAPYDALVLPTTANTPPKIADLADDKAFTAQNLRALRNCTLINMIDGCAISLPAHREGDVPVGLMLAGAGGSDRRIFELAAGMEAVIRV from the coding sequence ATGCCCGATTTTCCGACACTGGCGAAGCTCGCCGACGACCTCGAAAGCGGCCGCACCACCTCCCGAAAACTGGTCGAGGCGTGCATCGCCAGGATCGCCGATCCCTCAGGCGAGGGGCAGCGCACCTTCATCCATGTCGACAAGGACGCCGCGCTTGCGACGGCGGATGCGATGGACGGCTTGCGCAAGGCCAAGGCGGAGCCGTCGCGCTATGCCGGTATCCCCATCTCGATCAAGGATCTGTTCGACATCAAGGGCCAGGTGACGCGCGCCGGCTCCCGTGCGCTCGACGACTCCCCGCCGGCCGAGCATGATGCGGCGACGGTGGCGCGGCTGCGCAAGGCCGGCTTCGTGGTGATCGGGCGGACCAACATGACCGAGTTCGCCTATTCCGGCATCGGCATCAATCCGCACTACGGGACACCCAAGGGCGCCTGGAACCGTGCCGAGGGCCACGTGCCCGGCGGCTCGTCCTCGGGCGCCGCGGTCTCGGTGCTCGACGGCATGGCGCATGGCGCGCTCGGCACCGACACCGGCGGCTCCTGCCGCATTCCGGCGGCCTATAACGGCATCGTCGGTTACAAGCCGACGCAGCGCCGAGTGCCGCTGGATGGCTCGGTGCCGCTGTCGTTCTCGCTCGACAGCATCGGTCCCTTGGCGCGATCGGTCAGCTGCTGTGCCATTCTCGACGCCGTGCTCGCGAACGAGGCGATCGTTCCGCTGAAGCCGCGGTCCGTGAAGGGCATGCGGCTCGCAGTGCCGACCACGATCGCGTTGGACGATCTCGACGCAGCCGTATCCGAGACGTTCGAGCGCGCGCTGAAATCGCTGGCCGATCACGGCGCCATCATCGAGCGGATCGAGATGGCCGAGTTCCACGACATCGGCCCGATGAATGCCAAGGGCGGCTTTGCCGCGTCCGAAAGCTACGCCTGGCATCGCTATCTCATCACGTCCAAGGGCGACGTCTACGATCCCCGTGTGTCCGTCCGCATCATGCGCGGCGAGGCGCAGAGCGCGGCCGACTACATCGACCTCCTCAACGAGCGCCGCTCGCTGATCGCCCGCGTCAATGCGCGGATCGCGCCCTATGACGCCCTGGTGCTGCCGACCACCGCCAACACGCCGCCGAAGATCGCGGATCTCGCCGACGACAAGGCGTTCACCGCGCAAAACCTGCGCGCGTTGCGCAATTGCACCCTGATCAACATGATCGACGGCTGCGCCATCTCGCTGCCGGCGCATCGCGAAGGCGATGTCCCCGTCGGCCTGATGCTTGCAGGGGCGGGCGGATCCGATCGTCGTATCTTTGAACTTGCTGCCGGCATGGAGGCCGTCATTCGTGTTTGA
- a CDS encoding SDR family oxidoreductase produces MSKSLQDKVIIVTGAGRGIGREIALLCAAEGAKVVVNDPGGAADGAGSSATPAEEVVEEIKKRGGIAVPNFESVAEAVPASKIVKTATDHFGRLDGVVNNAGILRDMIFHKMSVEAFEAVIKVHLMGSFYVSHAAARIFREQESGSFVHFTSTSGLIGNFGQANYAAAKLGIIGLSKSIALDMGRFNVRSNCVSPFAWTRMIGTIPTETEAEKARVEKIKQMGPEKIAPICAYLLSDAAKDVSGQIFGARMNELFLFSQNRPLRSVHRSEGWTPQSIAEHGMPALKGSFYKLDRSADIFPWDPV; encoded by the coding sequence ATGAGCAAATCACTGCAGGACAAAGTCATCATCGTCACCGGCGCGGGCCGGGGCATCGGGCGCGAGATCGCGCTGCTCTGCGCGGCCGAGGGCGCCAAGGTCGTCGTCAACGATCCCGGCGGAGCCGCCGACGGCGCCGGTTCGAGCGCGACGCCCGCCGAGGAGGTAGTCGAGGAGATCAAGAAGCGCGGCGGCATCGCCGTCCCCAACTTCGAGTCGGTGGCGGAAGCCGTCCCGGCGAGCAAGATCGTGAAGACCGCGACCGATCATTTCGGCCGGCTCGACGGCGTCGTCAACAATGCCGGCATCTTGCGCGACATGATCTTCCACAAGATGAGCGTGGAAGCGTTCGAGGCCGTCATCAAGGTCCATCTGATGGGCTCGTTCTATGTCAGCCACGCGGCCGCGCGCATCTTCCGCGAGCAGGAGTCCGGCTCCTTCGTGCACTTCACCTCGACCTCGGGCCTGATCGGCAATTTCGGCCAGGCCAACTACGCCGCCGCCAAGCTCGGCATCATCGGCCTGTCCAAGTCGATCGCTCTCGACATGGGCCGCTTCAACGTCCGCTCGAATTGCGTCTCGCCGTTCGCCTGGACCCGCATGATCGGCACCATCCCGACCGAGACCGAAGCCGAGAAGGCGCGTGTCGAGAAGATCAAGCAGATGGGCCCGGAGAAGATCGCCCCGATCTGCGCGTATCTGCTCTCCGACGCTGCCAAGGACGTCAGCGGTCAGATTTTTGGTGCGCGCATGAACGAGCTGTTCCTGTTCAGCCAAAACCGTCCGCTGCGCTCCGTGCATCGCAGCGAAGGCTGGACGCCGCAGTCGATTGCGGAACATGGCATGCCGGCGCTAAAGGGCTCGTTCTACAAGCTCGACCGCTCCGCCGACATCTTCCCGTGGGATCCTGTCTAG
- a CDS encoding thiolase, whose product MRKNQVAVVGAAETTELGVVPNMSQLQLHADAALNAIADAGLKLSDIDGFATAVETPQQVCHYLGIKPTWVDGTSVGGCSFMLHVRHAAAAIEAGLCKTVLITHAESGKSMIGKQPRSTPADSLNGQFEAPYGVYGPPSMFPIPVLRFMKTYGITHEQLASVAVVQREWAAKNPRAMMKDPITVADVLNSRMIAYPFRLLQCCLVTDGGGALILTSADRAKDFPRKPVYIMGTGESVETPMVSQMETFNSSRAFKTAGPLAFKEAGIAHKDVDHLMIYDAFAHLPLFGLGDLGFMPHEETGKFIADGNTRPGGKLPLNTNGGGLSYMHSGMYGMYALQESVRQMRGIAPAQVPNAKISVCHGVGGMFAASGTIVFTNER is encoded by the coding sequence ATGCGCAAGAACCAGGTTGCCGTCGTCGGCGCGGCCGAGACCACCGAGCTCGGGGTCGTCCCCAACATGTCGCAGCTCCAGCTTCACGCGGACGCGGCGCTCAATGCCATTGCGGATGCCGGGTTGAAACTCTCGGATATCGACGGCTTTGCCACCGCGGTCGAGACACCGCAGCAGGTCTGTCACTATCTCGGCATCAAGCCGACCTGGGTCGACGGCACCTCCGTCGGTGGCTGCTCGTTCATGCTGCATGTCCGCCACGCCGCGGCGGCGATCGAGGCCGGGCTGTGCAAGACCGTGCTCATCACGCATGCCGAGAGCGGCAAGTCGATGATCGGCAAGCAGCCGCGCTCGACGCCGGCGGACAGCCTCAACGGCCAGTTCGAAGCGCCCTACGGCGTCTACGGCCCGCCGAGCATGTTCCCGATCCCCGTGCTGCGTTTCATGAAGACCTACGGCATCACGCATGAGCAGCTCGCCTCGGTCGCGGTGGTACAGCGCGAATGGGCGGCGAAGAATCCGCGGGCGATGATGAAAGACCCGATCACGGTCGCCGACGTGCTCAACTCGCGCATGATCGCCTATCCGTTCCGGCTCTTGCAGTGCTGCCTTGTCACCGACGGCGGCGGCGCATTGATCCTGACCTCGGCCGACCGCGCCAAGGACTTTCCGCGCAAGCCGGTTTACATCATGGGCACCGGCGAGAGCGTCGAGACACCGATGGTCAGCCAGATGGAAACGTTCAACTCCTCGCGGGCATTCAAGACGGCGGGACCGCTGGCGTTCAAGGAGGCCGGCATCGCCCACAAGGACGTCGATCATCTCATGATCTACGACGCCTTCGCGCATCTGCCGCTGTTCGGCCTCGGCGATCTCGGCTTCATGCCGCATGAGGAAACGGGCAAATTCATCGCCGACGGCAACACGCGCCCCGGCGGCAAGCTTCCGCTCAACACCAATGGCGGCGGCTTGAGCTACATGCATTCGGGCATGTACGGCATGTACGCGCTCCAGGAGAGCGTGCGCCAGATGCGCGGCATCGCGCCGGCCCAGGTGCCGAATGCGAAGATTTCAGTGTGCCACGGCGTCGGCGGCATGTTCGCCGCCAGCGGCACGATCGTGTTTACGAACGAGAGGTAA
- the alkB gene encoding DNA oxidative demethylase AlkB, giving the protein MTGDLFDTVAEAQPSREKIADGAVLLRGFVQPIERELIEAVRAIVVQSPFRRMTTPGGHLMSVAMTNCGERGWITDHTGYRYDPIDPKTEAPWPAMPPVLRDLARGAAEQGGFQDFAPDACLVNRYEPGTRLSLHQDKDELDYSAPIVSVSLGLPAIFLFGGLARADKPRRFRLVHGDVVVWGGPSRLAYHGVAPLAEGEHALLGRKRINLTFRRTR; this is encoded by the coding sequence TTGACGGGTGATCTGTTCGACACTGTCGCTGAAGCACAGCCATCGCGCGAAAAAATCGCCGACGGCGCCGTGCTGCTGCGCGGATTCGTCCAGCCGATCGAGCGCGAGTTGATCGAAGCCGTGCGCGCCATCGTGGTGCAGTCGCCGTTCCGTCGCATGACCACGCCCGGCGGCCATCTGATGTCGGTCGCCATGACCAATTGCGGCGAGCGCGGTTGGATCACCGATCACACCGGCTATCGCTATGATCCCATCGATCCCAAGACCGAGGCGCCGTGGCCCGCAATGCCGCCGGTGCTCCGCGATCTCGCCCGCGGCGCCGCGGAGCAGGGCGGCTTCCAAGACTTTGCGCCCGATGCGTGCCTCGTCAACCGCTACGAGCCCGGCACGCGGCTGTCGCTGCATCAGGACAAGGACGAGCTGGATTATTCGGCGCCCATCGTCTCGGTCTCGCTCGGACTACCCGCGATCTTCCTGTTCGGCGGCCTGGCGCGCGCCGACAAGCCGCGCCGCTTCCGGCTGGTCCATGGCGACGTCGTGGTCTGGGGCGGCCCGTCAAGGCTGGCCTATCACGGCGTCGCGCCGCTTGCGGAAGGCGAACACGCGCTGCTCGGGCGGAAACGGATCAATCTGACCTTCCGCCGGACGCGTTGA
- a CDS encoding 2OG-Fe(II) oxygenase, whose product MTMTARKSAPSAADPAAHVDTLDWPQISAELDSQGCAVLKGLLTPDQCRAVAALYPDDAHFRSRIVMGRHGFGRGEYKYFAYPLPDLIAQLRPALYAHLQGVANSWNEAMGIDIRYPAAHAAFLERCHEAGQARPTPLLLQYEAGDFNCLHQDLYGEHVFPLQVAILLSEPGRDFSGGEFVLTEQRPRMQSRAEVVPLAQGDAVAFAVHHRPVQGTRGTYRVNLRHGVSRIRSGQRHTVGVIFHDAK is encoded by the coding sequence ATGACAATGACCGCTCGAAAATCAGCCCCATCCGCCGCCGACCCCGCCGCCCATGTCGACACCCTCGACTGGCCCCAAATCTCCGCCGAACTCGACTCCCAGGGTTGCGCCGTCCTGAAAGGCCTGCTGACGCCGGACCAATGCCGGGCCGTCGCCGCGCTCTATCCTGACGACGCGCACTTCCGCAGCCGCATCGTGATGGGCCGCCACGGCTTTGGCCGCGGCGAGTACAAATATTTCGCCTACCCGCTGCCCGATCTGATCGCGCAGCTGCGTCCGGCGCTTTATGCCCATCTGCAGGGCGTTGCTAACAGCTGGAACGAGGCGATGGGGATCGACATCCGCTATCCCGCCGCCCATGCGGCTTTCCTCGAGCGCTGCCACGAGGCGGGGCAGGCGCGGCCGACGCCCTTGCTGCTGCAATATGAGGCCGGCGATTTCAATTGCCTGCATCAGGATCTCTATGGCGAGCACGTGTTCCCGCTCCAGGTCGCGATCCTGCTGTCCGAGCCCGGTCGCGATTTCAGCGGCGGCGAGTTCGTGCTGACGGAACAACGCCCGCGCATGCAGTCCCGCGCCGAGGTGGTGCCGTTGGCGCAGGGCGATGCGGTGGCCTTTGCCGTGCATCACCGCCCGGTGCAGGGGACACGCGGCACGTACCGCGTTAACCTGCGCCATGGCGTCAGCCGGATTCGCTCCGGACAGCGCCACACCGTCGGTGTGATCTTTCATGATGCCAAATGA
- a CDS encoding OB-fold domain-containing protein: MAEPQRARPKPTPETQHFWDGAKAGELRLQRCDACAHVYFPPRPFCPSCASRKVSVFKASGKGFLYSYVINHRPAAPGFTPPYAIAVVELAEGPRMMSNIIDCPQTPEALELDMKLEVAFEVLDDKITLPVFRPAKG, encoded by the coding sequence ATGGCCGAACCGCAGCGCGCGCGACCGAAACCGACGCCGGAGACCCAGCATTTCTGGGACGGCGCGAAAGCCGGCGAACTGCGCCTGCAACGTTGCGATGCCTGCGCGCATGTCTACTTCCCGCCGCGCCCATTCTGCCCGTCCTGCGCCTCGCGCAAGGTCTCCGTGTTCAAGGCGAGCGGCAAGGGCTTTCTCTACAGCTACGTGATCAACCACCGCCCCGCCGCGCCCGGTTTCACGCCGCCTTATGCGATTGCGGTGGTCGAACTTGCCGAGGGACCGCGGATGATGAGCAACATCATCGACTGCCCGCAGACACCGGAGGCGCTCGAACTCGACATGAAGCTCGAGGTCGCGTTCGAGGTGCTCGACGACAAGATCACCCTCCCCGTGTTCCGTCCGGCGAAGGGGTAA
- a CDS encoding SMP-30/gluconolactonase/LRE family protein, with the protein MTRILTNPNDTSATEPGGLGRREILRGAAVLAASTVLASKADARDYGANAEPQRYPDPDIVAIDPKRFKAKVGNTSIKRLYTGCLWAEGPAWNAQGQYLVWSDIPANRQLRYLDDDGHISEQFHKPSNEGNGNSFDTEGRQVTAERTRLVRYEHDGSVTSLAEQANGKPLNGPNDMVVHPNDKSIWFTDPGYGAISIYEGKLANTGSLQPYQKEAVYRLDAQSGQLTKVADEPFKPNGIAFSHDYKKVYVCDTGITHYPQAENVVWSYDLDGQKLSNPKRLIDMKLDGKSGFPDGLRVDTEGNIWVGAGWVGPGYDGVQVFASTDGARIGQIMLPETCANLCFGGKKRNRLFMTASQSLYSVYVETQGAHFC; encoded by the coding sequence ATGACAAGAATACTGACCAACCCCAACGACACCTCTGCAACGGAACCCGGCGGCCTCGGCCGCCGCGAGATTTTAAGAGGCGCGGCGGTGCTCGCCGCGTCCACTGTGCTCGCCTCCAAGGCCGACGCCCGCGACTACGGCGCCAATGCCGAGCCGCAGCGCTATCCTGACCCCGACATCGTCGCCATCGATCCGAAGCGCTTCAAGGCCAAGGTGGGCAACACCTCGATCAAGCGGCTCTATACCGGCTGCCTGTGGGCGGAAGGACCTGCGTGGAATGCGCAGGGACAATACCTCGTCTGGAGCGACATTCCCGCCAACCGGCAGCTTCGCTACCTCGACGACGACGGCCATATCTCCGAGCAGTTCCACAAGCCCTCGAACGAAGGCAACGGCAATTCATTCGACACCGAGGGACGCCAGGTCACCGCCGAGCGCACACGCCTCGTCCGCTACGAGCACGACGGCTCGGTCACCTCGCTGGCCGAGCAGGCCAACGGCAAGCCGCTCAACGGCCCGAACGACATGGTCGTGCACCCCAACGACAAGTCGATCTGGTTCACCGATCCCGGCTACGGCGCGATCAGCATCTACGAAGGCAAGCTCGCCAATACCGGCTCGCTGCAACCCTATCAGAAGGAAGCGGTCTATCGCCTCGACGCGCAGTCCGGCCAGTTGACCAAGGTCGCGGACGAGCCGTTCAAGCCGAACGGCATCGCCTTCTCCCACGACTACAAGAAGGTCTATGTCTGCGACACCGGGATCACGCATTATCCGCAGGCGGAAAACGTGGTGTGGTCCTACGACCTCGACGGTCAGAAACTATCGAACCCGAAGCGGCTGATCGACATGAAGCTCGACGGCAAGTCCGGCTTCCCTGACGGACTGCGCGTCGATACCGAAGGCAACATCTGGGTCGGCGCCGGTTGGGTCGGTCCGGGTTATGACGGCGTGCAGGTGTTCGCGTCGACCGACGGCGCGCGCATCGGCCAGATCATGTTGCCGGAGACCTGCGCCAATCTCTGTTTCGGCGGCAAGAAACGCAACCGCCTGTTCATGACCGCGAGCCAGTCGCTGTATTCGGTCTATGTGGAGACGCAGGGGGCGCATTTCTGTTGA
- a CDS encoding thiamine pyrophosphate-dependent enzyme produces MTTLTGGEAIVSGLVAHGVDTVFGLPGAQVYGLFDAFHQAQLKVIGARHEQACGYMAFGYARASGRPGVFSVVPGPGVLNASAALLTAYGCNEPVLCVTGQVPTQFLGKGRGHLHEMPDQLATLRTYVKWADRIEHPGNAPTTVARAFQEMTSGRRGPASVEMPWDIFTQRADTAAAQVLEPLPAPQPDPDMIKQAAALIRTSKAPMIFVGSGAIDAREEILELAEMIDAPVVAFRSGRGIVSNAHELGLTMAAAYKLWAKTDLMIGIGTRLELPTMSRWPYRPDGLKSIRIDIDPVEMRRFISDTAIVADAKAATADLAAAVSKAGYSKTAGRRAAIREATATAQQDIQRIQPQMAYLEILREVLPANAIVTDELSQFGFASWYGFPIYEPRTFITSGYQGTLGSGFPTALGAKVANPDKPVVAITGDGGFMFGVQELATAVQFNIGVVTLVFNNNAYGNVRRDQRERFDGRVVASDLVNPDFVKLAESFGVASARVTAPDQFKAAMEKALGHGGPYLISVEVTRDSEVSPWAFIHPPKP; encoded by the coding sequence ATGACCACCCTCACCGGCGGCGAAGCAATCGTAAGCGGGCTCGTCGCCCATGGCGTCGATACCGTGTTCGGCCTTCCCGGCGCGCAGGTCTATGGCCTGTTCGACGCCTTCCACCAGGCCCAGCTCAAGGTGATCGGCGCGCGGCATGAGCAGGCCTGTGGCTACATGGCGTTCGGCTATGCGCGCGCGAGCGGCAGGCCCGGCGTGTTCAGCGTGGTGCCCGGCCCAGGCGTCCTCAACGCCAGCGCGGCGCTGCTCACCGCCTATGGCTGCAACGAGCCGGTGCTGTGCGTGACGGGCCAGGTGCCGACGCAGTTTCTCGGCAAGGGCCGCGGCCATCTGCATGAGATGCCGGACCAGCTTGCGACCTTGCGCACCTATGTGAAATGGGCCGATCGCATCGAACATCCCGGCAATGCGCCGACGACCGTGGCGCGTGCTTTCCAGGAGATGACATCGGGACGGCGCGGCCCCGCCTCCGTTGAAATGCCCTGGGACATCTTTACCCAGCGCGCCGACACGGCTGCCGCGCAGGTGCTGGAGCCGCTGCCGGCGCCGCAGCCCGATCCCGACATGATCAAGCAGGCCGCAGCACTGATCAGGACCAGCAAGGCGCCGATGATCTTCGTCGGCAGCGGCGCAATCGACGCACGCGAGGAGATTCTCGAGCTCGCCGAGATGATCGATGCGCCTGTGGTCGCCTTCCGCAGCGGCCGCGGCATCGTCTCCAACGCGCATGAGCTCGGCCTGACCATGGCCGCCGCCTACAAGCTATGGGCGAAGACCGATCTGATGATCGGCATCGGCACGCGACTGGAGCTGCCGACCATGTCGCGCTGGCCCTATCGCCCGGACGGATTGAAGAGCATCCGCATCGACATCGATCCCGTCGAGATGCGGCGCTTCATCTCCGACACCGCCATCGTCGCCGATGCGAAGGCTGCGACCGCGGATCTCGCTGCTGCCGTCAGCAAGGCAGGCTACAGCAAGACCGCCGGCCGCCGCGCCGCGATCCGGGAGGCCACCGCGACCGCACAACAGGACATCCAGCGCATCCAGCCGCAGATGGCGTATCTCGAAATCTTGCGCGAGGTGCTGCCGGCGAATGCGATCGTGACCGACGAGCTGTCGCAGTTCGGCTTCGCCTCCTGGTACGGCTTTCCGATCTACGAGCCGCGCACCTTCATCACCTCGGGCTATCAGGGCACGCTCGGCTCCGGCTTCCCGACCGCGCTCGGCGCCAAGGTCGCCAACCCTGACAAGCCCGTGGTGGCGATCACCGGCGACGGCGGCTTCATGTTCGGCGTGCAGGAGCTTGCCACCGCCGTGCAGTTCAACATCGGCGTCGTGACACTGGTGTTCAACAACAACGCCTACGGCAATGTCCGCCGCGACCAGCGCGAACGGTTCGACGGCCGCGTGGTGGCCTCCGATCTCGTCAATCCGGATTTCGTCAAGCTCGCGGAATCCTTCGGCGTCGCGTCCGCGCGCGTCACCGCACCGGACCAGTTCAAGGCGGCGATGGAGAAGGCGCTTGGCCATGGTGGCCCGTATCTGATCTCGGTCGAGGTGACCCGGGATTCGGAAGTGAGCCCGTGGGCGTTCATTCATCCGCCGAAGCCGTAA
- a CDS encoding DUF2848 domain-containing protein: protein MFDLTFTVDAQDATTPLTLAIDQMVIAGWTGRDPVARDKHIKELQEMGIAPPASTPIYYRGAARRLTQEDSIECCGGDSSGEVEFVLIGWQGRIFVGCGSDHTDRKVEAYSVTVSKQMCDKPIASTLWELEDVIGHWDRMILRSWATVKGERVLYQEGTLDAMLPVAELIARGFEGAKFPDGCAMFGGTFAAKGGIRPADRFDFELEDPVLKRTIKHGYDVVTLPVRG, encoded by the coding sequence GTGTTTGACCTGACTTTCACCGTCGATGCCCAGGACGCCACCACGCCGCTGACGCTGGCGATCGACCAGATGGTCATCGCCGGCTGGACCGGCCGTGATCCCGTCGCGCGCGACAAGCACATCAAAGAGCTGCAAGAGATGGGCATCGCCCCGCCGGCCTCGACGCCGATCTACTATCGCGGCGCGGCGCGGCGGCTGACCCAGGAAGACAGCATCGAATGCTGCGGTGGCGATTCGAGCGGCGAGGTCGAGTTCGTGCTGATCGGCTGGCAGGGCCGCATCTTCGTCGGCTGCGGCTCCGACCACACCGACCGCAAGGTCGAGGCCTATAGCGTCACCGTGTCCAAGCAGATGTGCGACAAGCCAATCGCCTCCACGCTGTGGGAGCTCGAGGACGTCATCGGCCATTGGGACAGGATGATCCTGCGCTCCTGGGCCACCGTCAAGGGCGAGCGCGTGCTCTACCAGGAGGGCACGCTGGACGCGATGCTGCCGGTCGCCGAGCTGATCGCGCGCGGCTTCGAAGGCGCAAAATTCCCCGACGGCTGCGCCATGTTCGGCGGTACCTTCGCCGCCAAGGGCGGCATCCGCCCCGCCGACCGCTTCGACTTCGAGCTCGAGGACCCCGTGCTGAAGCGGACGATCAAGCATGGATATGATGTGGTAACGCTGCCGGTGCGGGGCTAG